A genome region from Haliotis asinina isolate JCU_RB_2024 chromosome 11, JCU_Hal_asi_v2, whole genome shotgun sequence includes the following:
- the LOC137255881 gene encoding histone H2A: protein MSGRGKGGKVKGKSKSRSSRAGLQFPVGRIHRLLRKGNYAERVGAGAPVYLAAVLEYLAAEVLELAGNAARDNKKTRIIPRHLQLAIRNDEELNKLLSGVTIAQGGVLPNIQAVLLPKKTQKSAGK from the coding sequence ATGTCAGGACGTGGTAAAGGCGGAAAAGTAAAGGGCAAGTCCAAGTCCCGATCATCCCGGGCCGGACTTCAGTTCCCCGTTGGACGTATCCATCGTCTCCTCCGTAAAGGCAACTATGCCGAGCGCGTGGGTGCCGGAGCCCCAGTCTACCTGGCTGCCGTTCTGGAATACCTCGCCGCTGAGGTTCTCGAGTTGGCAGGTAACGCCGCCAGAGACAACAAGAAGACCAGAATTATCCCCAGACATCTGCAGCTGGCCATCAGGAACGACGAGGAATTGAACAAGCTTCTGTCCGGAGTAACCATCGCCCAGGGTGGTGTCCTCCCCAACATCCAAGCTGTTCTTCTCCCCAAGAAGACCCAGAAGTCTGCTGGAAAGTAA